The proteins below are encoded in one region of Ricinus communis isolate WT05 ecotype wild-type chromosome 6, ASM1957865v1, whole genome shotgun sequence:
- the LOC8267773 gene encoding uncharacterized protein LOC8267773, whose product MEEKEKKKNKKQKHQHPNDQTTKPTSDFSFKPSSEVKGLRFGGQFIIKSFTIRRARPLELLKVLSYPPTNSNNSSSNKNGTTKIPFPSTTAFLPTNFTILAHHAWHTLTLGLGTKKSKVLVFVFESESMKLATDRIWPPEIPLGEVNKKLIRGLSGAEMARFKFRKGCITFYVYAVRRVGTMGFSCADDLRTILQSVVSLNDFLDHTAMLAMPHQRSINYNQAPVAMAH is encoded by the coding sequence AtggaagaaaaggagaagaagaagaacaagaagcAAAAACACCAGCACCCAAATGACCAAACAACAAAACCAACATCAGATTTTTCTTTCAAGCCAAGTTCAGAAGTGAAAGGTCTTCGTTTTGGAGGgcaatttataataaaatctttcaCTATCCGGCGAGCAAGACCACTTGAACTTCTAAAAGTTCTTTCTTATCCACCGACAAATAGTAATAATAGCAGCAGCAACAAAAACGGCACCACAAAAATCCCTTTCCCTTCAACCACGGCTTTCTTGCCTACAAATTTTACCATCTTAGCTCATCATGCTTGGCATACTTTAACACTTGGACTTGGTACCAAGAAATCCAAAGTTCTTGTATTTGTTTTTGAATCTGAGTCTATGAAGTTGGCTACTGATAGAATTTGGCCACCTGAAATACCTCTTGGTGAAGTTAACAAGAAGCTCATTAGAGGTTTAAGTGGAGCAGAAATGGCAAGGTTTAAGTTCAGAAAAGGATGTATCACTTTCTATGTTTATGCTGTAAGAAGAGTAGGAACTATGGGTTTTTCTTGTGCTGATGATTTAAGAACTATTCTACAGTCTGTTGTTTCTCTAAATGATTTCTTGGATCATACTGCTATGCTTGCTATGCCTCATCAAAGAAGTATCAACTATAATCAAGCTCCTGTTGCCATGGCtcattag